The Rhizobium leguminosarum DNA segment AGGTTCCGGCAGGAGAGAGTCACGCTTTGGAAGGCCGGTTCACATTCTGTGAGGCGGTAGAAGCCATCCGCCGGAATTGGATTATTCCAGCCGCCGGCGGAAGAGCCAGGCGGCGGCGGTGAGTGTGACGGCGGCGATCAGCGCCAGCGGGATCGTTTGGTTCACCACCTCGCGCATTGGGATATCCTTGAGGAAAACGCCTTTGACGATCACCAGGAAATAACGCAGCGGATTGATCAAGGTCACCGGCTGCAGCCATGCCGGCATGTTCTCGATCGGCGTCGCGAAGCCCGAGAGCAGCATGGCCGGGACCATGAACAGGAAGGCGCCGAGGATCGCCTGCTGCTGCGTCATCGACAGCGCCGAGATGAAGAGGCCGAGGCCAGCGACCGAGCCGAGATAGAAGACCGCGCTGCCGTAAAGCAGGAACAGCGAGCCGCGCAGCGGCACCTCGAAAAGAAAGACTGCAGCCAGGATATAGACGGTGATGTGGAAGAGGCCGATCATCATGGGTGGGATCAGCTTGCCGATCAGGATTTCGTGCATGCGTAGCGGCGAGACCATCAATTGATCGAAGGTGCCGAGCTCGCGTTCGCGGGCGATCGACAAAGCCGTGACGATCAGGCCGATCAGGAGCGCGATGCTGGCGATCAGGTTCGGCACCATGAACCATTGGTAGGTGAGGTTCGGGTTGAACCAATTGCGCGGCACGGTCGAGACAGCGCCGGCGCCGGCGCGTCTGCCGGCTGGCGTCTCGGCGGCAAGCGCCGCACCGATCTGCTGGAGATAGCCGGCAACGATCTGCGAGGCGTTGGAGCGGCGACCGTCGAGCACCACCTGCAGGTCGGCCGATGTTCCCGCCTCGATATTGCGCGAAAAATCCGGGCCGATCTCGATCGCCGCGATAGCCGTCTGGTTATCGATCGCTTTCCTGACGTCCGCCTGGCTTCCCGCCATCTCGATCCGGCGGAAGGTCGGCGAGCCATCAATGCGTTCGATCAGTTCCTGGCCCCAATGGCCGCTGTCGCGGTTGAGGATCATGACGTCGACATTGCGGACTTCCAATGTCGCGGCATAGGAGAAGACGAGAAGCTGGACGATCGGCGGGCCGATCAGCATGGCGCGACCCTTAGGGTCGCGCAGGACGGCAAGCAGTTCCTTGACGATGAGGGCGTAGAGCCTTGTCCACATCTCAGCCGATCCTCTTTCGGGTGCTGCGCGCTGCAAGCACGAAGATGACGGCGCCAATCGTCAACATGACCGATATCGCCTGAACGAACATCGGCCAGATGTCACCGGCGAGGAAAACCGTCTGCAGGCTGGGGATCAGATAACGCGCCGGCACGATGAAGGTGATCCACTGGATGACTGTCGGCATGGAGTTGATCTCGAAAAGGAAGCCCGACAGCAGGAAGGCCGGCAGAAAGGCTGATATCAGCGCCAGCTGCGAGGCGAGGAACTGGTTCTTGGTTGCCGTCGAAATCAACAGACCCTGGCCGAGCGCCGGGATCAGGAAAGCGGCCGACAGGGCATAAAGCGCTGCGACGGAGCCGCGGAACGGCACGCCGAAGAGAAAGACTGCAAGCAGTACGCAGAGCGTCATCGAGGTGAGGCCAAGCAGGAAATAGGGCAGGATCTTGCCGATGAGCAATTCAACCGCCGTGACCGGCGTCGCCATCATTGCCTCCATGGTGCCGCGCTCCCATTCGCGGGCGACGACGAGCGAGGTCAGAAGCGTGCCGACCAGCGTCATGACGATGGCGATAGAACCGGGCACGAGGAAATTTCGGCTGGTCAGCTCAGGATTGAACCAGAAGCGCTGCTCGACCGAGATGGCCGGACTATTTGAGGCGACATCTGCCTGCCTCTGCCGCTCCCAATTGGCGACGGCGCCCTGGGCATAATTCTGCACGAAATTGGCCGTGTTCGGATCAGAGCCATCGACAATCACCTGAATATCCGGACGGTTGCCGGCGATATAGTCTGTGGTGAAATCGGCTGGGATAACGACGATGCCACGCACCTTGCCGAGCACGAGATATTCCTCGAACAGGCGCCGGTCGCGGCCGACGGCGACTTCGAAATAACGCGAAGCCTGGAAACTGGCCGACAGATCCTGTGTCAGCGGCGTCATCTCCTCGGTCACGAGGCCGATGCGGGTGCGGGTGGTATCGAGCGAAACGCCGTAGCCGAAGAGAAAGAGCAGGATCAGCGGCAGCACGAAGGCAATGAGAATGCTGCTCGGATCGCGGATCGCCTGGTAGCTTTCCTTGCGCACCAGGGCTGAAAGACGCCTAAGCCGGCCAAGTTTGGGTTCACGGGGGGAGGCGCTCATGCGGCATCCTCTGCTTCCGATTGCTGCACCAAGGCGATGAAGGCGTCCTCCATCGTCGGGTCCGGCTGCTCCTTGGTTGCGACCCGGGCCTTCAACTCATCGGGCGAGCCGAGTGCGATCGAGCGGCCGCGATAAATCAGCGAGATGCGGTCGCAATATTCCGCCTCGTCCATGAAATGGGTGGTGACGAGCACGGTGACGCCTTTTTCGACAAGCGCGTTGATATGCGTCCAGAATTCGCGCCGGGTGATCGGATCGACGCCCGATGTCGGCTCGTCGAGGAAAAGGGCGCGCGGCTGGTGCATGACGGCGCAGGCAAGCGCCAGGCGCTGCTTCAACCCGAGCGGCAGGTCCTTGGCGGGCTCGCGGGCGTGGCGGCCGAAATCGAAGATGCCGACCATCAGTTCGATGCGCTCGCGCTTGTGCTGGCCGCGAAGGCCATAGACGCCGGCGAAGAATTCGAGGTTCTGGATGACTGTGAGATCACCGTAGAGCGAGAATTTCTGCGCCATGTAACCAAGCTGGTTGCGGGCTTCGGCAGCATCGCGGCGAAGATCGAAACCTGCGACCCGGCCTTCGCCGCCGGTTGGCTTCAGCAGGCCGCAGAGCATCTTGAAGGTGGTGGACTTACCGGCGCCGTTCGGGCCGAGCAGGCCGAAGATCTCGCCGCGGCGGATATCGAAGCTAATATCGTCGGCAGCGGTGAAATCACCGAAACGCTTGGTCAGGCCCTTGGCCTCGATTACCGGCCGGTCATCTTCAGCCTTCAGCGGTTCCTGCGCTTCCGCCAGCCTGGAGCGGCCGCCAGGCCCGCCGCCCAGCATGTCGACGAAGGCATCCTCGAAGCGGGGCGGGGCGGGGGAAAGGGTTGCGCCATCGCCGGCCGATCCGATATCCGGTTTCTGATCCTTGGCGGCGACGAGGCGGATCGCCTCGCCCTGGATCACGCCGTCGATGACGCCATCTGCCTGCAGAAGCCCGGCAAGCACTTGCCGGCGGCGCCCTGCAATGCCCGAGACGCGGAAGACCCGATCGTTGACGCGGCCGGTCATGTCGGCCGGTTTTCCCGAAAACAGCAGCTTTCCCTGGTTCAACAGCAGCACGTGGTCGCAGGCTTCAGCCTCATCCAGATAGGCAGTCGACCAGAGCACGCCGATGCCTTCCTTGGTCAGGTTCTCGACCATCTTCCAGAGGTCACGACGCGAGATCGGGTCGACGCCGACACCCGGCTCGTCGAGCAACAGCAGGCGCGGCTTCTTCAAAAGTGCGCAAGCAAGGCCGAGCTTCTGCTTCATGCCGCCGGAGAGTTTTCCGGCAAGCCTGCCGGTGAAGCGCTTGAGATCGGTGAAGGTCAGCAGCTCGTCGAAGGCGCTGGCGCGTTCGCTCTTCGGCAGGCCGCGTAGATCGGCATAGAGATCGAGGTTTTCCTGCACCGACAGGTCCTCATAAAGGCCGAAACGCTGGGGCATGTAGCCGATGGCCGCCTGGATGCCGGCGGCATTCTTGCTGGTGTCGAAGCCGAGAACTTCCACCGTTCCGGTATCGGGCAGCATCAGGCCGGTCATCAGCCGGATCAGCGTCGTCTTGCCCGCGCCGTCGGGACCGACGAGGCCGGTGATCGCGCCGCCGCCGATCGCGCCGGAGACGGCGTCGAGGGCAGGGGGCGCATCGCCGAAGCGCTTGGTGACGCCGTTGATCCGGACGAGCGGCTGGTCGTCACGGCCGGGTTCGGCGGTCATTGTCCACCCGCCGCAGGCGTCGGAAGCCGCACGGTGACCGGCATGCCCTGGCGCAGATCCGGGCCGGGCTGGTCGATGACGATCCTCAGGCGATAGACGAGATCGGTCCTGAGTTCCGGCGTCTCCACCGATTTCGGGGTGAATTCGGCAACCGGCGAGATAAAGCCGATCGTGCCTTCATAGGGCTTGTCAGACGCCGTATCGGTGGTGACGGAAACCTTCATGCCGGGGTGGAGGCGGCCGAGATCGGGTTCGGCGACATAGCTGCGCACCCAGACGGGCTCGGTCAGGGACAGTACGAAGACGGTATCCGCCGGCGAGACGATCGCACCATTTTCCCGCACACGTGAGAGGATGATGCCGTCGTTCGGGGCGCGAAGCTCGGTATCTGCAAGTGAGGTGCGAGCCGAGGCGAGGCTCGCCTCGGCAGCCTTCACCTGCGCGTCGGCGGCGGCGATATCCTCGACGCGCGAACCTTCCTGCAGCAGCTTCAGCGCCTCTTTGGCGGACTCCGAGCGGGCGGCGGCCATCGCCTTTGCGGCGGTCGCCTGGTCGAGCGTCGCTTCGGAAATCGTGCCTTGGGGGCGCAGCTGGCGGGCGCGGTCATAGGCGAGGTTGGCATTTTCGAGGTCGGCGAGGCTTTCATCATAGGCGGCGCGCGCCTGGGCGATCTCCGTCGGGCGCGGGCCGGCCTTCAGCTTGTCGAGCGTTGCGCGAAGAGCGGCGGCATTGGCTTCTCCGGTGCGGACGGCAAATTCATAGGGCGCGGCGTCGAGTTTGGCCAGAACCGTTCCGCTCTTGACCACGTCGCCTTCGTCGACGCGAAGTTCGGAGAGGCGGCCGCTGACGCGGAAGCCGAGCGAGACCTGGCGGATATCGACATTGCCGTAAAGGACGAATTCGCGGTGGGCCTCGGGCAGCCAGCCGAGCTTTTCGGGCAGGCCGTACCACCAGGCAGCACCTGCGGCAACGAGGAGAAGCAGGGCGAGGGGAAGGATGCGTTTCATGCCGCACCTGCCTTCGACTGGCCGAGCACGTCTACCAGTTCGGCGGCGAGGCCGCGTAAGATTTTCACCTGTTCCGGGCCGACGGTGTCCCATTCCATCTGGGCAAGCACGGCCGCGTGGGTGACGCGAAACACAAGGATGCTGCCGATCAGGGTGAAGGTGCGCAGGCGCACATGTTCCGAGGCGGGATCCTCACGCAGGATGGCGCCGATCAGTCGCCGGCCCAACTCGATCATCGGCCGCATGATGCCCTGATAGACCCTTGCGAAGGCTTCGGTCGGCTCCATCTGCTCGCGGATCAGGAAGCGCGCCCAGGATTCCGATTCCTTGCCGACGAAAAGCGTCACCATTGTCTGGAGAATGTCTGTGAGAAAGCGACGGGCTTCGGCTTCGCCGAGTGGTTTTCCAGCGGCATCGAGCGCCATCAGATGTGTGCCGATGCGCGCCCTCATGTCACCGACATGCGTATCGATGCGGGCCATCAGATACTCGGCGGTGGCGATGTAAAGGCCTTCCTTGCTGCCGAAATAATAGGGGATCGCCTGCAGGTTGACGCCGGCAGCTTCGGTCAGCTGACGTGTCGAGGCGCCGTCGAAGCCGTAGCGACCGAAGACGTCGAGGGCGGCGGCCAACATCTTCTGGCGCGCGATCTCGGCGCGGGCGGAAGCTGGCGGGTTTTGGGTGTCGCGTTCCCGGCTCATGACAGTTTTATAATGCCGAATGCATAATAAGTCAATCGATTGATATATTATGCTGTCAGGCTCGATGTATCGGGGATTTCAGTCGCCTGCGGTAGCCGTTGGCAAAAAAAAGCAAAGGGGCCCGTGGCGAACGGACCTCTGAGGGTTCTCAGGGTGGGAAGAGAAGCCAAGCCTAGAGCATGATGCCGAAAAGTGTGAGCGGTTTTCAGACGACATCCCGTTCTAGGGGGGCTGCTAACAGGCAGCGATGCTTATCGCTAATTTTCTCGACATTAATGTGTCTGGCGCCACTCATTGCGGGACGAAATGGCCGGATTTTTTACTATCTACACGATCATTTTTTGACACAAATCTGCCTTGCTCTTTCAGTATCTCCGATGAGATGCGTATCCAAATTTATATTATCGCGCTCCTCTTGAGCGCCATCATGTGGTCGATCTCGTTCGATGCGGCGCGTGAATCCTATCATGCTGCGCAGAGTGCGGGATTGATGCCGAACCTGCATATCAACAAGAAGCTGGATCGCGTTCTTTAGATCGCGATCAGCGTCCAAATCATTGGCATATTTGGCCGCCGTCGCATTCCGGCCTTGCGGGCCGGAGAACCTATTTTCTTTGTGGGTCTTGACCCCTTCCACAGAAAATCAAATTTCGTAAAATTTGACTGATCTGCTTAAAAGCCCTGCAAATACTGATGTGTAGTGTGGTCACATGAAAGCGACCGAAGCGTGGACAGACGCGTCGATCGTTTGGAGACGGGCGAAGTAAAGCCCGTCGATCCGCAAACGGGGACTTCGACATGCACAAAATTCTTGCCGCCATCGCTTTGACTCTGACCATCGCCGGCGCTGCCGGGCCAGCGCTCGCCATCGGTCCCGCCAGCCTTGGCCGCGACCTGATGTACACCTCCGCCATCGGCCATTCGTCCGAGATTCCGTTGACGACACGCGCCGGCTTCGCGCGCCCAGCCGTTCCTTTAGTCCTGCGCAGCCCGGCTCAAATCGAGGGCGAGGGTTATCGGCTCAAGGCCTATTCGCAGAAGCTGATGGTTGTCGTCGACTATGTGTTTTCGAAGGCGGTCGACGCGGTGCAGGCGGTGACGTTTCTGCGCTGATATTCCTGGTCACAGGAAACAATTCGGGTCGGCGCTGGGGATAAGCTAGAGCATGTCTCGCAAAAGTGTGCCGCGGTTTTGCGATAAAGACATGCGTAAAACAAAGACCTAAAGCGTGACAAGCGAATCTGAAAGATCGCGACACGCTTTAGGCGTCGAGCTCGGTCCGCGCATCGAGATACCAGTCGACGAAAGCCTTGACGCCGACATCTAAAGTCGTACCCGGCTTGTAACCCGTCAGTGCGACGAGCAGATCCGGGGCTGCGAAGGTGCGCGGCACGTCACCCTTTTGCATCGCCAGCATCTTGCGGATGGCGGGACGGCCGAGCGCCTTTTCGACGGTTTCGACGAAATCCATCAGGCTGACCGGCTGGCCCCCGCCAATATTGACGACGCGGAAGGGCGCCTGGCGCGAAAGCGTTTCGATAGCCACGTTGTCCAGACGGTTTTGCTCGCCAGGGGCAATTGCCGACAGCCTGACGATCGCTTCAACGAGATCGTCGATATAGGTGAAGTCACGGCTCATATTGCCTTCGCCGTAGATCTCGATCGGCTGATTTTCGAGCATGTTCTTGGTGAATTTGAACAGCGCCATATCGGGCCGGCCCCACGGGCCGTAAACGGTGAAGAAGCGAAAGGCCGTGGTCGGAATCTTGTGCAAATGGGCATAACTGTGCGCCATCAGCTCCATCGATTTCTTCGTCGCGGCATAAATGGTCAGCGGCTCGTCGGCGCGATCGGTCTCATGAAAGGGGACGGTCGCATTGGCGCCATAGATCGATGATGTCGAGGCCAGCATCAGGTGACGGATTTCGACGCGCCGCGCGATTTCCATGATGTTCCACGAGCCCTCGACGTTCGAATGAAGATAGGCCTCGGGATTTTCAAGGCTATAGCGCACGCCGGCCTGTGCGGCGAGGTGGATCAGAATGTCGGGCTTGGCCGCCAGAACAGCCGCTTCCAGAGCTGGCCGGTCCTCGAGCATTGATATGACGGGTGTGAAGGTCGGAAACTGGGAGAGCGCCGCATGGCGCATCTCCTTGAGCTTGACATTGTAATAGGGAGTGAGGCCGTCGAAGCCTGTGACCTCATGCCCTTCTTGCAGCAGACGCCTGGCCAGATGAAAGCCGATAAAGCCGGCGGTCCCGGTAATGAAGTAGCGCATTCCCACCTTCTCTCGGCTCCCTGCCGGCGGCAAAAAGCCGATTCTCTATGACGTGACCCCTTACAGGATAAGAAGAGGCCGAGTCGATAGTTCTTTGAAAGAGAGGGCGGCGGGCCGCTCTCGCTGCGGTCGCCGGCCTATTCGCCGGCTGCCCTGCCGGATGACGGAGGGGTCGTCGATATCGTCTGAAGGCCAGCCGCGGCCATGGCTATTATGCTGCATTGCAACATGTTGGCCTGCATGTTATGGCCGGCCGGTCGGCTGCAAGCAGGTCAGGATCGATGAGAGAGATAATTTATTGGATTCTCTGTGCGTTTCTGACCGTTGCGATCGCGATCGTGTCTCTACGCTTTGTCACGAACTTCTGGCTGCTGTCCTTCCTCTATAGCTTTCAGGTTCATTTCGGCGTCCTCTTTGTTGTCGCCAGCCTTATCATTCTGGCTGTCAGGAGACAGATCTACGGTTTCGTCCTTCTGTTTGCCTCGCTTCTTCTCATTGTTCACGGCGTAATCACGCTGCGCGAGTTTTCGCAGGACGAGGCAGGCACGGACAGGCCGCCACTTTTTCGGATGATGTCGTTCAATATCGCGATCGACAACTGGAAAAACTCGACGGCAATCACCGATATGGTCATCGCTTCGAATGCCGATGTCGTCAATTTGCTCGAAGCCAAGCCACTGACGTTCCATCTGCAGCAATTGTTCAAGGCCTATCCCTATCACATCGGCTGCGAAAGCGGGAAGGATACGTGCGATACGCTGGTGCTGTCGAAACGCCCGTTCGTCAGCCGACAGGTCGCTAGCATGGGTAGTCTCCGGAAAAACAGGCTGGTTATATCGAGCGTCGAATTCGGCGGCGAAACCATCAATCTGGTTTCGGCGCACCTGACCAAACCCTATTTCGACGATTTCCAAATGGCTGAATTGGAAGATCTCGCCAAAACGCTTGGATCGATCGACGGTCCTCTGGTGCTGTCAGGTGATTTCAACTCCTCGGTGATCGCCCCGAGCATCCAGGGATTCCTGCGCGACCAGAAGCTGAAAACGATCGTGCCGGAACCGGCAACATGGCCGGTCGGCGCCAGCTTGCTGGGGATCGCTATCGATCACATATTTGCGCGGGCGCCACTTCATCTGACATCGCTGAAACGTCTCGATGACAGTCTTGGCTCGAACCATTCAGGTCTGATCGCCGAATTCGTCCTCGACAAGGGCAGCGAAACCTCACCGGCAAAATAAGCTTGACGGCAAAAGTCAAAATTTCGTTCTGCCGCCTTTTTTGTCGATCATCTGAAATTTCTCGCCGTCGGTCTTCACGCTGACGCAGTCGGTCGACTTGTTGGGAAACCGGACGCACACTTGGCCATTTGTTATTTTATAGCCATTGGCGTTGCCCTTGCGATATTCGTAACCGTTGCTGCTTTCTTTCAGTTCCGACGTGCCCGGCAGGTGCTCGCGAATTTCAGCTTCGCTTGCGGTTCGCATCTTTGCGGTTTCGGCAAACGCCATTCCCGGTACCATGATTGAAAGAAATCCGGCGAGGGCGGGCAAGATGCGCATCAGGGAGATATCTCCAGTCATGTCTTTCGGTACGCCCATTCTACGAGAATTCCGATAGCGAATTCAACAGCGATGGCGGCCGTGCCGGAAAAGCGGCCAATTGTTTGGACGCCGCCACCGGTTTTGGCTGCGACGCTACGTTCTTCCGAACTCATCGACGATGCGGATAATGTCGTCCTCGCCGAGATAGGAGCCCGTCTGCACCTCGATCAGCTCGAGGAGGATCTTGCCGGGGTTGGCGAGGCGATGGACTTCGCCGAGCGGAATATAGACGCTCTCGTTCTCACGCAGCATCCGCACGGTCTCTCCGACCGTCACCTCGGCGGTTCCCTTGACGACGACCCAGTGTTCGGAGCGATGGTGGTGTTTTTGCAGCGAAAGCTTCTTGCCCGGCGTGACGAAGATGCGCTTCACCTGAAAGCGATCGCCGTTGAAGATGGAGGTATAGCCGCCCCAGGGCCGGTAGGAGGTCGGGTGGGTTTCGGTGAATTTCGCCGTCGCGGACGAGGAGGCCAGCATCTTGACCAATTGCCCGACATTCTGGCTGTCTTTGAGCGGTCCGACATAGACGGCGTCCTCGCTGGCAATGACGGCGACATCCTCCATGCCCTGGACGGCAAGATGCACGCCATGGGTCATGACCAGTGAGTTGCGGGTATTGACGACGGTGGTGTTTGCGGCGGCGACATTGCCGTGGTTGTCGCGGACGCCTGATTTCCAAACGGCATCCCAGCTTCCCATGTCCGACCACTTGAACGGCGAGGGGACGACGGCGGCCTTGGAGGTCTTTTCCATGATCGCGTAGTCGATGGAGATATCGGGACTCTTGGCAAAATGGTCGGCGTCAAGGCGGGTAAAGTCGAGGTCGCGGCTTGCCTTGGAAACGGCCTTGCTTGCCGCCTTCAGCACATCGGGGGCATATTCCTGCAGTTCGGCAATAAGTTCCGCCACCGGGAACATGAAGATGCCGGAGTTCCAGTAGAAGCCGCCGTCGGCGAGCATCTGCTCGGCTTTTTCCAGTGCCGGTTTTTCCACAAAACGGCTGACCTTGTGGGCGCCGTTTCCGAGCGCATCACCGATTTCGATATAGCCGTAACCGGTCGCCGGCTCGGTGGGGCTGATGCCAAAGGTTACGAGCTTGCCGTCGGCTGCGGCATCGCGGGCGATGCGGATGCAATCGAAATAGCTGCTGTCGGCGAGGATTTCGTGATCCGAGGCGAGCATCTGGATGATGGTGCTCTTGCCGAAAAGCTCAGCGGCAAGTGTTGCGGCAGCAGCCACCGCCGCAGCGGTGTTGCGGGCGACCGGTTCAAGCAGCACCGCGGCGAGCGGGACGGCGAGCGCGCGGGCTTGCTCGGCGACCAGGAAGCGAAATTCCTCATTGGTGACGACGATCGGGGCTTCATAGAGCTCCGGGTTGGAAACGCGTTCGAGGGTCTCCTGAAACAGGGTCTTGTCGCCGACGAACTGGATGAACTGTTTCGGGGCGGTGGCACGGGAAAGCGGCCAGAGCCGCGTGCCTTTGCCGCCGGCCATGATCACGGGAACGATTTTCTGCGTCATAGGCGGTTTCCTTGAAAAAAGCTTGTTCGTGACATGTTAGCGGGCGTCTGCCCAGTCCTTTATTCGGGTGAGCCCTGTCTCCAGCAGAGCCAGGGCTGCGGTTTCGCTCCCGGCTTCCACGTAGCAGCGCATTTCCGGCGCATTGCCGGAGGGGCGAAAATGAATGATCCTGCCGTCCTTCAGCGTCACGCGAAGTCCGTCGATATCGGATTTCGTCGCCACCTCGCCGACCGGCTGCAGGAAAGCGACAAGATTTTCATTGGAAGCGCGCAGATGCTCCATCAGCGCAGCACTCGTCTCGATCGGAAAATTCTCCAGGCGATCGGCGGCGGCAAAGGGCAGGTGATAGGAGGCGGCAATGGCCGAGAGCGGCTGCCGGCGAACGGCGGCGAGCGACAGGATCGCGAGCATCGGGATAAAACAGTCGCGCGTCGGCAAGGCGCGCACATTCTGGCCGTTGATATCGAAAGGGGTTGCGGTCAGCAGCCCGCCATTGGCTTCAAAGCCCATGACGTGATCCGCGCCGGCCGCGACGGCCTCTTCCATGCCTGCGATGACGAAGGGCGAGCCGACCCGGGTGCGCCTGACGGCGAAAGAGCCCGCCGCCTCGATGCCGGAATTAGAGGTTACCGGTGTCACTACCGTGCTGGCGCCGAGAAAATTGGCTGCGACGAGGCCGAGAAGGTCGCCGCGCAACGGCGTGCCGGTTTCGTCCGCGACCAGCGGGCGGTCGCCGTCGCCATCGGTCGAGACGATCGCATCGAACTTATGCTCGGACACCCAGTGCTTCATCAGTGTGACCGTCTCTTCGGAAACGGCTTCGGTGTCGACGGGAATGAAACTCTCCGAACGTCCGAGAGTGGTGATCTCGGCGCCGCAATGGGCGAGAACGTCAACCAGCAGGTCGCGGGCGACGGTGCTGTGCTGGTAGACGCCGATCTTCAGGCCGGATAGCGCGCCTTGCGGAAGCAGGGCAGCATTGCGTTGGAAAAAGAGCTGCCGGCAGATCGCTTCATGATCTTCGGTCTTGGCCGGCGCCTCTGCCACGGCCTCGCCTGTTCGTTCGATCTCGGCCGCCAACGCGGTGATATCAGCCTCGTCCGATTTGTCGATCTCGCCGTCCGGGCGATAGAACTTGATGCCGTTGCGGTCTGCCGGAATATGCGAACCGGTGACCATCAGACATGCAGCGTTGCTCTCGAGGCCATAAAGGGCAAGGGCGGGTGTCGGGACATTGCCGCAGTCGAATACCCGGAAGCCGAGCGCGGTGAGTGCGCCGGCACAATTTCCCGAGATATCGGGGCTCGAATCGCGAAAATCGCGGCCGATCAGAATGGCATCGCCGATCTGCGCCTTGCCGGTCTGCAGCAGATATTTGCCGAACGCCGTCGCATAAAGCGCAGAGGCGCGTCCCTTGAGATCCACTGAAAGTCCGCGAAGGCCGCTCGTGCCGAATTTCATTTGAAGACATGTCTCCGGTTTATCATCAAGGTTCTACTCAGGCCGCCTGCCGGCGTAAATACCGAAGCCGTCATATAGTTAAACACGGACGACCGTGCCTCGGACAGCCTCTCGCAATCTTCTCTCGCCGATTCTACAGACCTAGGCGCCCAGCCCAGCCGACAGGCATTGCAGCGTAGATCGATTTTGTTAGAACCGTGTGTCCGTTGTTTCGTCATATGCGAAGGGTTTGCT contains these protein-coding regions:
- a CDS encoding mannose-1-phosphate guanylyltransferase/mannose-6-phosphate isomerase, which produces MTQKIVPVIMAGGKGTRLWPLSRATAPKQFIQFVGDKTLFQETLERVSNPELYEAPIVVTNEEFRFLVAEQARALAVPLAAVLLEPVARNTAAAVAAAATLAAELFGKSTIIQMLASDHEILADSSYFDCIRIARDAAADGKLVTFGISPTEPATGYGYIEIGDALGNGAHKVSRFVEKPALEKAEQMLADGGFYWNSGIFMFPVAELIAELQEYAPDVLKAASKAVSKASRDLDFTRLDADHFAKSPDISIDYAIMEKTSKAAVVPSPFKWSDMGSWDAVWKSGVRDNHGNVAAANTTVVNTRNSLVMTHGVHLAVQGMEDVAVIASEDAVYVGPLKDSQNVGQLVKMLASSSATAKFTETHPTSYRPWGGYTSIFNGDRFQVKRIFVTPGKKLSLQKHHHRSEHWVVVKGTAEVTVGETVRMLRENESVYIPLGEVHRLANPGKILLELIEVQTGSYLGEDDIIRIVDEFGRT
- a CDS encoding phosphomannomutase yields the protein MKFGTSGLRGLSVDLKGRASALYATAFGKYLLQTGKAQIGDAILIGRDFRDSSPDISGNCAGALTALGFRVFDCGNVPTPALALYGLESNAACLMVTGSHIPADRNGIKFYRPDGEIDKSDEADITALAAEIERTGEAVAEAPAKTEDHEAICRQLFFQRNAALLPQGALSGLKIGVYQHSTVARDLLVDVLAHCGAEITTLGRSESFIPVDTEAVSEETVTLMKHWVSEHKFDAIVSTDGDGDRPLVADETGTPLRGDLLGLVAANFLGASTVVTPVTSNSGIEAAGSFAVRRTRVGSPFVIAGMEEAVAAGADHVMGFEANGGLLTATPFDINGQNVRALPTRDCFIPMLAILSLAAVRRQPLSAIAASYHLPFAAADRLENFPIETSAALMEHLRASNENLVAFLQPVGEVATKSDIDGLRVTLKDGRIIHFRPSGNAPEMRCYVEAGSETAALALLETGLTRIKDWADAR